The Lolium rigidum isolate FL_2022 chromosome 2, APGP_CSIRO_Lrig_0.1, whole genome shotgun sequence genomic interval CAAACAAGCTCTCCCGCCATTACCGACCCAAGCACCGACGCATCAGCGCCCCGTTTCGCCCACAGACAACTAGGCCAGCCCCCCATTGGTTACTCCACGCTCCTGCGCAGCTCACAGCTTACACATACTACGCGCTGCACACTTCACTTCAGTCTCCAGCTAGCTCCACGGCCTGGCGAAGCACCAAGCTAGCTAGCATCTCTCGGGAACGATGGAACTGTCCCGCTTCGTGGCAGCGGCCCTGATGCTCGCCGCGATcgtgacgccgtcgccgtcggACGCGAAGACGACGATCGAGCCGTGCTCGGGCTCCGACTCCTGCCCGGCGCTCCTGGGCTACACGCTCTACGCCGACATGAAGGTCTCCGAGGTGGCCGCGCTCTTCGCCACCGACCCCTCCGCGCTCCTCGCCGCCAACGCGCTCGACTTCGCCGCCCCGGGCGCCGCGCACCGCATCCTGcccgcgggcctcctcctccgcgtgcCCGCACGCTGCGCCTGCGCCGACGGCGTCCGCAAGTCCGTCGCCGTCCGCTACGCGGCGCGCCCCGCCGACACGCTCGCCACGCTCGCCGACGTCGTCTTCGCGGGGCTCGCCTCCGCCGATCAGATCCGCGGCGCCAACGGCCTCGCCGACGCCGACCCGGACGCGCCGCTCGACGCGGGTCAGCCGCTCGTCGTGCCGCTCCCCTGCGTCTGCTTCAACTCCTCCGACAGCAACCTCCCTGCGGTGTACCTCTCCTACGTCGTGCAGGTCGGGGACACCGTGCCCGCCATTGCAGCTAGCTATGAGACCACCGTCACGGATGTCATGAACGTCAACGCCATGGGCAGCCCCGTCGCCGCGCCGGGA includes:
- the LOC124688466 gene encoding lysM domain-containing GPI-anchored protein LYP6-like, whose product is MELSRFVAAALMLAAIVTPSPSDAKTTIEPCSGSDSCPALLGYTLYADMKVSEVAALFATDPSALLAANALDFAAPGAAHRILPAGLLLRVPARCACADGVRKSVAVRYAARPADTLATLADVVFAGLASADQIRGANGLADADPDAPLDAGQPLVVPLPCVCFNSSDSNLPAVYLSYVVQVGDTVPAIAASYETTVTDVMNVNAMGSPVAAPGDILAIPLPACASSFPKSASDHGLLVANGTYALTAGNCVQCSCGPGNLNLYCTPASLSGSCPSTQCSNSNVLLGNASTHATSAGCNVSSCSYGGFVNGTIKTLLNTGLQPKCPGPHQVPLLTDPPTIVNRDYSTSIPPLSAPAPAEAGGEMPEPPPSSSVQGGSFTLPRMSPADGPAGSVSEAPLMTSKPRKILSWFILCLFLHFHM